ACAATGTTTTCAAGCGATCCGGCGGGATCCCCATGCCGGTGTCGGCCACGGAAATTTCAACAACCCGGTTTCCATTTTCCGGGCGGATGCCGGCCGAGAGGTCGATTTTTCCCCCTTTGTTCATCGCCTGAATGGCGTTTACGACAAGATTGGAAAGAACGCGGGAGAGGGAAAATTTGTCGCCGGTGATTTCGAGTGTCGGGGGATCAATTTTCCTGTTCAGTTCGACATGATTTTTCTCCGCCTCTATCCGGAAGCGCTCCAGCACCTCGTCAAAAAGGCCCTCCACCGAAAGTTTCACCGGCCGGTGGGGAATTTCACCGGTCAAATCCTTCAGGTTGGCGAAAAACAGATCAACATTGCCGAACTCGCGCTCGACCACCTGCGTGAAATCCTCGCGAAACGCGGGTTCTTCGTAGCGGCTCGACAAAAGTTTGGTCCAGTTGCGGATGTTTGAAATCGGATGTTTCAGATCGTGCACCAGTCCGCCGGCAATCCGGCCGATGAGCGAAAGCCGCTCCTGCCGCCTGATTTTTTCGGCCTGATCCGACAACTGGCCGGTCATCGTGTTCAAGGCATCCCCCAGAATTTTGAATTCGTCTTTCGCCTTGATGACCACCTTGTGCGTCCAGTCCCCTTCGCCGATTTTCCGGATCCCTTCAGTCAGGATTTTGATATGACGCAAAATTTGCCAACGCACTCCCAGGTAGCCGACCGTCAACATCAGCGCAAAAAGAAGAACGGCAAACAGGATCAACTGCCGGGTCAGCTGGCGGGCCAGGGCAAAGGCCTCACGCGTCGGTTGCTCGATAAAAATATTTCCCTTTAAATCCCCCTCGAGCGGCGCCGAAACCAGAAGAAAGCGCCCCTCCTTTTCTTTTTCATAAAAAAGGGAGGTTTCTTTGTCGGCGGAAAGTATCCGCCTGATGGAATCAAACCGGGGAAAATCGGACAATTCAAAAACGAGCCCGAGGCTGGACGAAGCCACCACTTTTCCATCGGGATTGATGAGGGTGACGATCCCTTCTTCCCCGATCCTGATTTGATTCACCAGGTGCCAAACATAGATAAGATTGATTTCGGAGACCAGAATACCGGTCATCTCTCCCCGTTTGGTCACAGGCATGGCTACGCGGATGGCGGGTCTTACCGGCGGCGGATCGATGGCGATGTAAATGGAAGAGCGGTAGGTATCGCCTTTTTGAACAACGGGAAAAATACGATCGAAGGGGATTTCCTCCGTCTTCGGTTCCAGATTGCTTGTGGCCATAAGTTTACCCGCCGGATCGAACAGGTGGATATTCTGAAAATACTTGTAATCGAGGTAGCTGTTTTTTAAGAGGCGGTCTTTGT
The window above is part of the Deltaproteobacteria bacterium genome. Proteins encoded here:
- a CDS encoding sensor histidine kinase — encoded protein: MKSIFTKLIVLFLLTALIPVGISYVVSIVKLRSATQESVINGNLIVAKIAAGNVENYFENASRVLKALSAQFGEIGLTAEDKDRLLKNSYLDYKYFQNIHLFDPAGKLMATSNLEPKTEEIPFDRIFPVVQKGDTYRSSIYIAIDPPPVRPAIRVAMPVTKRGEMTGILVSEINLIYVWHLVNQIRIGEEGIVTLINPDGKVVASSSLGLVFELSDFPRFDSIRRILSADKETSLFYEKEKEGRFLLVSAPLEGDLKGNIFIEQPTREAFALARQLTRQLILFAVLLFALMLTVGYLGVRWQILRHIKILTEGIRKIGEGDWTHKVVIKAKDEFKILGDALNTMTGQLSDQAEKIRRQERLSLIGRIAGGLVHDLKHPISNIRNWTKLLSSRYEEPAFREDFTQVVEREFGNVDLFFANLKDLTGEIPHRPVKLSVEGLFDEVLERFRIEAEKNHVELNRKIDPPTLEITGDKFSLSRVLSNLVVNAIQAMNKGGKIDLSAGIRPENGNRVVEISVADTGMGIPPDRLKTLFQDFATTKRKGLGLGLALSQKIVEQHGGRIVVKSEVEKGTRFDIRLPMDMGG